A part of Mustela erminea isolate mMusErm1 chromosome 9, mMusErm1.Pri, whole genome shotgun sequence genomic DNA contains:
- the VWCE gene encoding von Willebrand factor C and EGF domain-containing protein isoform X5, producing the protein MPRDPLSAEMQKQHRQLQVFLQTWLPSPWQPALLYVNECRRPLERRVCHHSCHNTVGSFLCTCRPGFRLRADRVSCEAFPKAVLAPSAILQPLQPPPKMLLLLPEAGRPALSPGHSPPSGAPGPPAGVRTTSLPSPTPVLPTSLPSVPTRLVATPMPRASLLGTLGPPSQPQEGSPSLPRGPAATQVAPGSSACWHLGATYDSGSRWTEPGCSQCWCQNGEVTCEKVTCEAACSHPVPSKDGGCCPSCTGCFHSGVIRAEGDVFSPPDENCTVCVCLAGNVSCISPECPPGPCQSPLKSDCCTCVPVRCYFHGRWYADGAVFSGGGDECTTCVCQNGEVECSFTPCPELDCPREEWWLGPGQCCFTCREPTPMTGCSLDDNGVEFPIGQIWSPGDPCELCICQADGSVSCKRTDCVDSCPHPIRIPGQCCPDCSAGCTYTGRIFYNNQTFPSVLDPCLSCICLLGSVACSPVDCPITCTYPFHPDGECCPVCRDCNYEGRKVVNGQVFTLDDEPCTQCTCQLGEVSCERVPCPRACSDPSGPPGDCCSSCPDAPERKSAEVGKAARSPRGDAEAPVNCSSCPGPPVVLPQKPVPHVFQLLLRTNLSNVQTLPTSPSGARASPSPPLGPEGTFPGEPAASRPSPGPSIPPGASTLPPASPGAPGPPPVIPEPSASTSGVQTGARRSSSPAVLLTEASAHSTVAPSPSENLATLLRPRRPSSFASRLSAVLTATASSSPQWPAPGTSREDESTG; encoded by the exons ATGCCTCGGGACCCCCTGTCAGCAGAGATGCAAAAACAGCATAGGCAGCTACAGGTGTTCCTGCAGACCTGGCTTCCATCTCCATGGCAACCGGCACTCCTGT ATGTAAACGAGTGTCGGAGGCCGCTGGAGAGGCGAGTCTGTCACCACTCCTGCCATAACACCGTGGGCAGCTTCCTGTGCACATGCCGACCTGGCTTCAGGCTCCGAGCTGACCGCGTGTCCTGTGAAG CCTTCCCGAAAGCCGTGCTCGCCCCATCGGCCATCCTGCAGCCTCTGCAGCCGCCGCCCAAGATGCTCCTGCTGCTCCCAGAGGCCGGCCGGCCTGCTCTCTCCCCCGGACACAGTCCTCCTTCCGGGGCCCCGGGGCCCCCAGCTGGGGTCAGGACCACCAGTCTGCCTTCTCCCACCCCTGTACTACCCACATCCTTGCCGTCTGTCCCAACTCGGCTGGTGGCTACCCCCATGCCTCGTGCCTCCCTCTTGGGGACCCTTGGACCTCCCTCACAACCACAGGAGGGGTCCCCGTCCTTGCCCAGGGGCCCAGCAGCCACACAGGTGGCGCCAGGGTCCTCTGCCTGCTGGCACCTGGGAGCCACGTATGACTCAGGGAGCCGCTGGACAGAGCCTGGGTGTTCCCAGTGCTGGTGCCAG AATGGGGAGGTGACCTGTGAAAAGGTGACATGTGAAGCTGCTTGTTCCCACCCGGTTCCCTCCAAAGATGGGGGATGCTGCCCGTCGTGTACAG GCTGTTTTCACAGTGGCGTCATCCGAGCCGAAGGGGACGTGTTTTCCCCTCCCGACGAGAACTGCACTGTCTGTGTCTGCCTG GCCGGAAATGTGTCCTGCATCTCCCCCGAGTGTCCCCCCGGCCCCTGTCAGAGCCCCCTGAAGTCAGATTGCTGTACTTGTGTTCCAG TGAGATGCTATTTCCACGGCCGGTGGTATGCAGACGGGGCTGTGTTCAGTGGGGGTGGTGACGAGTGTACCACCTGTGTCTGCCAG AATGGGGAAGTGGAATGTTCCTTCACACCATGTCCAGAACTGGACTGCCCCCGAGAGGAGTGGTGGCTGGGCCCTGGACAGTGCTGTTTTACCTGCCGGGAACCCACGCCCATGACAG GCTGCTCTCTCGATGACAACGGGGTTGAGTTTCCGATTGGACAGATCTGGTCTCCGGGTGACCCCTGTGAGTTATGCATCTGCCAG GCAGACGGTTCGGTGAGCTGTAAGAGGACGGACTGTGTGGACTCTTGCCCTCACCCGATTCGGATCCCAGGACAGTGCTGCCCGGACTGTTCTGCAG GCTGTACCTACACAGGCAGAATCTTCTACAACAACCAGACCTTCCCGTCCGTGCTGGACCCGTGTCTGAGCTGCATCTGCCTG CTGGGCTCTGTGGCCTGCTCCCCCGTGGACTGCCCCATCACCTGCACCTACCCTTTCCACCCCGACGGGGAGTGCTGCCCGGTGTGCAGAG ATTGCAACTACGAGGGAAGGAAGGTGGTGAATGGCCAGGTGTTCACCTTGGACGATGAGCCCTGTACCCAGTGCACATGCCAG CTGGGAGAGGTGAGCTGTGAGAGGGTCCCCTGCCCACGGGCCTGCTCCGACCCCTCTGGGCCCCCCGGAGactgctgttcctcctgcccaG ATGCCCCAGAGAGGAAGTCCGCGGAGGTTGGCAAAGCAGCTCGGAGTCCCCGTGGAGATGCCGAGGCCCCGGTGAACTGTAGCTCCTGTCCAGGCCCCCCGGTGGTGTTGCCTCAGAAGCCAGTGCCCCATGTCTTCCAGCTCCTCCTCAGAACGAACCTGTCTAACGTGCAGACTTTACCCACGAGCCCCTCAGGAGCCCGGGCCTCGCCCTCACCCCCTTTGGGGCCTGAGGGTACATTCCCAGGGGAGCCCGCGGCCTCCCGGCCCTCACCAGGGCCTTCGATCCCGCCGGGAGCCTCCACTCTACCTCCAGCCTCTCCCGGGGCTCCTGGGCCTCCTCCTGTGATTCCAGAACCGTCCGCCTCCACCTCTGGGGTCCAGACAGGGGCCAGAAGGTCTTCTTCACCGGCCGTTCTCCTGACTGAAGCTTCAGCCCATTCCACGGTGGCCCCCAGCCCCTCAGAGAACCTGGCCACCCTCCTCAGGCCTCGCAgaccctcttcctttgcctccagACTCTCTGCGGTCCTCACGGCCACAGCCAGCTCCAGCCCCCAGTGGCCTGCTCCAGGGACCTCACGGGAAGACGAGTCCACCGGGTAA